CCGGCATGTGCCGATGGTGTGGGTCCACTGATCTGCCGAAGGGGCGCCGCTCCTACTGTTCCGATGAGTGCAAGCAGGAGACCGTGATCCGCTTCGTCCCTGGATACGCGAGGACGATCGTGGGGCGCCGAGACAGGTGGACGTGCCAGATCTGCGGGGACAAGGGCCGCGACTGCGATCACATCGTCCCCGTTTCTGAGGGCGGGGGATGCTGTGGCCTGGACAACCTGCGGATTCTCTGCTCCGCGTGTCACGGGAAGGAGTCCGGGAAGCTACGGAAACGACTCAACGCGGCAAAGCGCGAGATCGAGGAAGCGGCGGCGCCGCAGCTCGTGTTTCGCCTGGACCCCATCGCAGACACAGGGACGGCATGATGCAGACTGAGCTCTGGCCGGTGGAGATACGTGAAGATCCGCCGCTGCCGCCGTTACGTCGGGAGACCGTTGTGGTGCCTGGGGATGTGTGGGGCGTTGGCGACCACCGGATCATGTGCGGGGACGCCACCGACGCGGACCAGGTTCTCACGCTCACCCGCGACCGGCGCCTCATCTGCGTGACGAGCCCACCCTACGGTGACCAACGCGACTACGGCGGGGGCAACCTGGACCCATCTCACCTGGCGCAGTTCATCGGGGCCGTGTGGCCCCGGTGTGATGTGTTCGCGATCAATCTCGGGATCGTGCGGCGTGGTCGCGAGATCGTGTGCTACTGGGACCACTACATCGAGGCCGCGCGCCAGCATGGCGGGCGGCTGCTCTCGTGGAACGTGTGGGATCGAAGCGGAGGCGGCTACACCGTGGGGCAGCTTAACGGGATGTTCCCGATCGACCACGAGTTCATCATCGTCTTAGGCGAACCCAGGGAACTGAATCTCACGATCCCGAATGCCACGGCCGGGCAGAGGCAATCACCAGCGACCGTGCGAGAGCAGGACGGCCGCACGAAGTCCCGACGAGCGCACGTGACGAGGCCGCATCGCCCACTCGGCAGCGTGATCCACACAGCACGGGTAAAGGGCAACCCGAGCGATGGGCATCCGGCGCCATTCCCGCCAGAGATTCCAGAGGCCTATATCGCGGCGATCATCCAGGACGGCGAGAGCGTATACGATCCGTTCCTCGGGTCCGGGACCACGATGATCGCGGCGCATAACCTCGGGCAGGCGTGCATGGGAATGGAGATCGTCCCCGCGTATTGCGACATGGCGATCCGTCGAGTGCAACGCGCCACGGGAGCCACGGCAACCCGTGAGAGTGATGGAATGGAGTTCCCCGATGGGGACGTGTGAGCATCGAACATGGCGCGCATCGCCACGAGGCCCACGGCTCCCAGACTGGTATGTGTGCGAGACCTGCGGAGTCTCGGCGAGTGAGTTTGAGTGGGAAGCAATCCACCAGGCGACCGCCGAGCAGACCCCTGCCGAGATACGTGGGCAGCAGTCGATCATGTGGACACAACAGGAGGCGTCGTAATGCCGTGCAATCTGCGCCCTCACGCGCCACATCCGACTTGCCCAGAGTGCGGGCAGGGATACCACGATGGGTATGTGTGTCGCTGCTACTGCGATACTTGCGGCCGATACGGTGACGACTGCGAGTGCCATCTCTGCGACTGGTGTCTCAACGAGTTCTGCGCTTGCGATGAGCAATCCGACGACTTCGGGGGGTTCTTGCCATGAGGGGTGACAAGGCGAGTCGGATCAAACGGCGGGCCCTTGCCAAGCAACTCCGAGAGGCGAAGGCGCGAAGACGCGAAGACGCGGCCCTGTGTCTCGTGAACCACGGCGGACTAACCGAAGCAGCCGCCATCGCTGATACGGCATCGGTGACGCTGGAGGACTGGATCAACACCGACCCCGAGTTTCAGGGGATGATGGCGAAGCACCGGCGTGAGCGTGACGCCGAGGTCGACCGCCGGTTCAGGAGGTAGACCACGTGTCACAGATTCTCACGGTCCCGCCAGTGCAGATCGACCATATGGGGAAGTGGAAGGCCGCCCTTGCTCGGGTCGAGGGGCGCACGCAGACCGCGGCCGCCGAGGCGGCGGATGTGAC
This window of the bacterium genome carries:
- a CDS encoding HNH endonuclease, yielding MSELGRGPRKPLEYSGMCRWCGSTDLPKGRRSYCSDECKQETVIRFVPGYARTIVGRRDRWTCQICGDKGRDCDHIVPVSEGGGCCGLDNLRILCSACHGKESGKLRKRLNAAKREIEEAAAPQLVFRLDPIADTGTA
- a CDS encoding site-specific DNA-methyltransferase, yielding MMQTELWPVEIREDPPLPPLRRETVVVPGDVWGVGDHRIMCGDATDADQVLTLTRDRRLICVTSPPYGDQRDYGGGNLDPSHLAQFIGAVWPRCDVFAINLGIVRRGREIVCYWDHYIEAARQHGGRLLSWNVWDRSGGGYTVGQLNGMFPIDHEFIIVLGEPRELNLTIPNATAGQRQSPATVREQDGRTKSRRAHVTRPHRPLGSVIHTARVKGNPSDGHPAPFPPEIPEAYIAAIIQDGESVYDPFLGSGTTMIAAHNLGQACMGMEIVPAYCDMAIRRVQRATGATATRESDGMEFPDGDV